In Planococcus versutus, the DNA window CCAACTAATCGTTTCAGCATTGCTGATTTCTTCACTTGGTGCACTTCTCGCTGCACTGGCACCTAATTTTGCGGTTCTGCTTCTTGGCCGGCTGATACAAGCCATTGGCACAGGTATTTTCTTGCCGTTAATGTTCAGCGTTGTTCTCATGATTTTTCCGATTCAAAAACGTGGATCGGTTATGGGGATTGTTGGACTGGTAATCACTGCAGGTCCTGCTTTAGGGCCTACATTGAGTGGATTAATCATTCAAGTGAGCAGCTGGCATTATATTTTTGTGGTTATGATCGCGTTAAATGTTTTGCTCTTGCTAGGTTCTTTAAAAGTAGAAAATGTTTCCATTATCTCGAAACCAACTATTGATGTGGCTTCGCTATTGCTATCTACTCTCGCTTTTGGCGGAATCATCTTCTCTCTCGCGACTTTGGCAGAAACACCTTTTGCAAATCCGTTTGTTTGGGGGCCATTAGTGGTCGGCGTTGTCGCATTGTTGCTATTTGTGTTGCGTCAGTTGAAAATGACACACCCGATGATTGATTTGCGTGTGTTTAAGTACACAATGTTTTCGTTGGGTACTTTGTTGATGTTCGCGACGTTATTCGTCATTCTTTCAGTATCAATTCTAATTCCTATTTATTTAAAAAGTGTCCTCGCTTATTCATCGATTGCCGCAGGACTGTTGATGTTACCGGCCAACTTTCTAAATATCTTAATGGCACCAATTGTCGGCTCTAGTTTTGACCGAGTAGGTGCCCGCATTTATACGCGAGCTGGATTTGCTTTTATGACTCTTGCCGCTTTACTATTTATCATGATTCTTTCGGCTACAACACCTGTATGGCAAGTGATCGCTGCACTTTGTATGTTGTTCTTAGGAGTTTCAATGGCCATTATGCCCGCACAAACTCATGCTATGAATCAGTTACCTCCCGATTTGTATGCTGATGGTTCGGCTGCTATGAATACGCTGACTCAAGTTGCAGGCGCTGCAGGGACAGCGATTGCCATTACGTTGTTTACAGCCGGTCAAAAAAACTACATTGCCGAGTTTGGCGCTGTCAATCCGGCAGCATTTTTAGCATCTGGTACAAATTTCGCTTTTTATGCTGTGTTGGTAGCTGCTATTGTGGGATTGGTAGGCTCTTTGTTTGTCCGCAACACCAAACTAGCCAGTTAATTGAAAAACACATCCGGCCTTTTAAAGGAAGGATGTGTTTTTTAGCTTTTATAGTCGTAAATTGACCAAATCCAATTGAATCATTGCAATACTCGCCACAATGACCCAAATCGTAATTTCACTCATGGTCAATATCCATTGTTTTGGATTATCGGTGTATTTCCATTCAAAAAAGGCTCTCACGGAGTAATCGATGACTATAAAAGCACCCCAGACAATTAAGTAAAGAGCGATTGGATATTCTTTGAAAACGAACAAATAGATCACGAAGATCGACCCAATCATTGTCGCAATTCGAATTGTCCAATCGATTTTCTTATGCAAATTGTTTATATGGTTATACGAAAACCAATCGATTTTCTCTTTCTTAATCTTAAAGGTTTTTCTCAAAACCCATTTCACGAACCAAATCACACCAAACACTGATGCCATCAGCAAAAAGAATTTCAGCCAAAACATGCCATTGCCCCCTTTTCAATTAAAAACTAACATAGATCACGTACCCTGCAAATAACACCAATATCAATAAGGTCATGCCTTTCCAGCCCATATCCCCTGCGATATCTGTTAAATTGCCACTTCCCGCTCCATTGTCTAATCCATCACGCACGTTTCCTCCAGGATTGTTCTTTTGTTCATTTTGTTTCAAGTGATTTCTTTTTTCTTGTGGTGTTTTTTGCATGTTCATAAGGGACACTCCCTATTTTTAGTTTTTTAAAATTCCATCACCTTATTCATATTATGGCATATTTTGGATAGGTCGCCTATCGCTATTTTAAGAATTCACTGGAAAAGGCGCTTGAAAGATTGCAAGAGACGGGCTATGCTTCAATTAGCTAGTGTGTTTATTGGGCAAATCAATTGGATAAAGGAGCTACGAATATGAATTCTTTTCAACAAGTATACGATAGAAAAAATACTCGTTCGGTAAAATGGGATACCCTTGGCGCTATTTACGGATTAGAAGAAACTTCAGACATCTTGCCTATGTGGATTGCAGATATGGACTTTTCTGCTCCTCCCGCTGTCTTAAAAGCCTTACATGACCGCGTCGAGCATTCGATATTCGGTTATTCGTTTATGTGCGAAGAATGTCGTACTGCTGTCATCAATTGGCAAGCCAAACGAAACGATTGGCAAATCGACAAAGACTGGATGTTATTTCACCAAGGCATTATTCCAGCGATTGCATCGATTATTGAAACGTTTACAGAAAAACACGATAAAATTGTGGTGACGCCACCCGTCTACCCTCCTTTTTTCCAACTTGCTGAACATCAAGATCGCCAAGTTTTGTATTCGCCACTTGTTGTGCAAAACGGGCAATACACGATAGATTTCAACGATTTTGAAGAAAAGTTACAAGAAGCGGCTTTGTTTATCTTATGCAATCCGCACAATCCAGGCGGTCGCGTATGGACGGTCGATGAACTAACAGAAATTATTCGACTGTGCGCAAAATACGACGTGCTGATCATTTCTGATGAAATTCACGGTGATTTGATGATAGGCGAAAGTCGTCATACCCCACTCGCCAAAATTGCTGGCAGTGAAAGCAATCGCATTTTCACCTGTCTTGCACCGACCAAAACTTTTAACTTGGCGGGCATTCAAGTGGCCATGATTGTTGCAACTGACAAAGACAAACGCGCTAAACTCGAAAAGCACGCGCTCGCACACGGCTCTGGTATGCTGAATGCTTTTGCGCCTACTGCGTTGACCGCGGCTTACAATGACAGCGAAAAGTGGCTTGAAAGGATGCTAGTCACTATTTCAGACAATATCGATTTTGCGAGTAGCGCATTAGAAGAAAAAATTCCCGGCTTACACGTTATGAAGCCGCAATCGACTTATTTGTTGTGGATCGATTACCGCAAGTTGGACTTGACTGAAGAAGAAGTGATGAAAAAACTACTGCTAACAGGAAAAGTCGCATTAGAACCGGGAAGCAAGTATGGTCCCGCTGGACTGGGGTATTTACGATTAAATGCAGCTTGTCCACGAACCACATTGTCAGAAGGCATAGACCGTATCGTTTTAGCATTAACAAGCACGACACAAGACTGAACACCCAAGCAAAAGGAGATTTTAAAAGATGATTAAAAAAGTAATGATGGTTTCAATGGCTGCACTGTTTTTAACAGCTTGCAGTGACAAAGCCCCCGACGAAACAACACCTGTTCCAGAAGAAACAAACAGCACTCAAAGCGAGTCTGCTGATGCTGCTGCAACTGCTGATCAGGGAGAATGGGCTTCTTTGCCGGAGTACGCGACCATTATAGACCAAATTGACGACGGGGAGTATAACTTTGAAACAGTAACCGATGTTTCGGAAAAACGAATTTTGCTACTTAGCGATCAAGATGGCAAAGAACAGTACAAAACCATTTTTATCAAACCGACCGACCGACTAGAAATCATTAAAATCGGGAATGATGGCGTTGGCGAAATTTTCAATGCGACGTTAAAGTAAGCAATAACCGAAATTCAAAAAAAGCCTTTCCCGATTCCAGTTAAGGAATCGGGAAAGGCTTTTTTGCTAATCGATTTATTCAAACAAAGGCGTAACCGGTTTTTCGTTATGCACGTGTTCAATCGCTTCAGCCAATAACGGAGCCACTGACAAAATCGTCAGCTTGGGAATGCGTTTTTCATCCCCGACACGAATCGTGTTGGTCACAACCAATTCCGTCAACGCCGAATCGTTGATTTTTTGAATGGCATCTCCTGATAACACGGCATGCGTACAACAAGCATAAACGGCTTTTGCCCCGTTTTCCACGAGCACATTCGCCGCAGCTGCAACAGTTGTTGCCGTGTCGATAATATCGACAATGATGATGACGTTTTTACCTTTAATGTCGCCGACAATGTTGACCGTTTCCGGCTCATCCGGATGCATGCGGCGTTTGTCGATAAAGCCAATCGGCACGTCCAAATGATTAGCCAGTTTCCGCGCACGGCCAAGCCCTCCGTTATCCGGAGCCACCACGATGGCATTGTCTAAGTTTTTATCGTAGAAATGCTTTTCTAAAATCTTGCCACCGAGCAATTGATCGACGGGCACATTAAAGAATCCTTGAATTTGTGGCGCATGTAAATCCATCGTAATGACGTGATTGGCGCCTGCTTTTTCCAGCATATTCGCTACCAGTTTGGCTGTAATCGGTTCACGTGAACTCGCTTTGCGGTCTTGACGCGCATAGCCATAATACGGAATCACCACGTTGATCTTGTTGACCGATGCACGTTTTAACGCATCAATCATGATCAGCAACTCCATAACATGTTCACTTCCCGGCTGCGATGTCGACTGAATCAGATACACATCCGCCCCGCGCACACTTTCCTCAATGTGAATTTGCACTTCTCCATCACTAAAATGCGCAATCGAGCTCTTGCCCAAATCATGACCAAGCAACTCAGAAATTTCCTGGGCCAGTTCTGGATTTGAGTTCAATGTAAACAGCTTAAAGTTCGTTCCTAGTTGATAAGCCACTTGATAGCCCCCTTGAATTTTTTAGATGATCCACTAATTACTAAGGTATTTGTTCGCCAAATGACCTTAGCAGTTGCTTTTATGATAACCTTTTCGTAGGGTAATAGCTATTGGTTGAAGGAGATTTTCTTTAAAAAAAGACTTAATTCAAGGCAAATTATACATTTTAACTGCTCACTTAAATTAAATATTATATTGCAGAGTTAGCTGCTCCTTTCCTACTATGTATTTATTAATATTAAAGTTACTTACAGAAGAAGTCTTTCAGTGTAAAAGAGAAAAAAGGAGATAGAGTGAGGAATTCTAATAAATGGCTTGAGGAAATAGTACTTTCTTTAATTTCAATCGAGGGAAAATGATCTTTAGAAGAGATCTATTAAAGAATTCGGAAGCAAGGCAATATAGACTTTACCTCTTACACCGAATGGAAGTCACAGGTTAGAAAAATATATACCTGTACTATAGTAATTGTGACATTTTAAAGGGAACAATTGGTGACACAACTGATCTATTATACTAAATCGAGGGTGAAAGAAAAGATTATTTTAGCATTAGAAAATTCAACAATTTTAAAAAGTAAGGAGTTTACTTAGACCCAAACCCCTCACTTTTCATCCAACTATTTATATAACTATGAAAATGAACATACACAAGGAACTGTTTCATCTTGAATTTTCAAGAAGTTCTCCACGCCTTCTCGATCCATGCGTTCACGGTACTCACGCAAAGTATAGGGTCCACCATTTTTTTTAAGAATAGATACATTTTTTTCGAAGTCTTTTCGGAAATTTTCTTCCATCTCTTCTTGTAACGCGTAACGTTCTGGCCATACGTTGTACAGCTGTGCGTAATGCTGGAAGCCACCACGTACACACCGTCCTCCACAGTTTGCATGTGAGAACCCCATAGCGTACATTCTCGGAAGCTTGATGCCCCATTCTTCTTCAATAATAGATTTCACATCAATGTCTTCTCTAAAAGTTTCAATCATCGGAAACCTTGTTTCAATCGGCTCTAATGGACGATGTTCATAAAAGTCTTTCAGGTTATCCGATCGATGTGTTTCGTGAGGCCCGATACCGAAATAAAGAATCGGTTCAAGGTTATGCACATCTCTTAATTCTTCCAAAAATACGATGGTTTGCTGTACTTTCAACTCTTCTGAACACTTCGCTAATCGAGAGTTTCCCAAGAAGCGATAATCATAAAATACTTCTTCAGGAGTTCTACCATCTACTCTTTCCGTAATTTCCACTCCGATATAATCTGCAACTTCATACATGAAACGATAATTGTCTTCGTCTTCCCACAAGGTATTTGTAAAGAACAAGATACTGTTCTCTTTCCCGTGTGCTTGGACCATCTGATAGGCCACATACGCACTAGAAGCACCGCCGCTATACATCGCTACGTGCACTTTTTTTCTTTCCAAAATAGCTCCTCCTCTTATTCTATATACTCATCTAGTAGTTTAAAAACTAGATATTCTATTTCTTCTCTTGGGACACTTCTTCCAGCATTATTAATGATTCGATTTACATTTTCATAAACCGTTATGGCTTTATTGGAAAGCTCAATTTTTTTAATGGATTTCTGCGAATCGTTGTATCCTAATAGGATTGTATCTTTGGTTTCGGAAGACATTTCCATATCCCTATAATCATTCTGCATCTGTCGAACAAATAAATCAAATGTTGTGTCTGACCAATTTCCTAATTCCACTCCTGTGTAATTTAAAGCAAATTGTTCAATAAAATTATCCGCGATAGTATTAATCGACTTTAATAATCGATTTCTCTTCACTAGATCCGC includes these proteins:
- a CDS encoding DUF4181 domain-containing protein translates to MFWLKFFLLMASVFGVIWFVKWVLRKTFKIKKEKIDWFSYNHINNLHKKIDWTIRIATMIGSIFVIYLFVFKEYPIALYLIVWGAFIVIDYSVRAFFEWKYTDNPKQWILTMSEITIWVIVASIAMIQLDLVNLRL
- a CDS encoding ribose-phosphate diphosphokinase; this encodes MAYQLGTNFKLFTLNSNPELAQEISELLGHDLGKSSIAHFSDGEVQIHIEESVRGADVYLIQSTSQPGSEHVMELLIMIDALKRASVNKINVVIPYYGYARQDRKASSREPITAKLVANMLEKAGANHVITMDLHAPQIQGFFNVPVDQLLGGKILEKHFYDKNLDNAIVVAPDNGGLGRARKLANHLDVPIGFIDKRRMHPDEPETVNIVGDIKGKNVIIIVDIIDTATTVAAAANVLVENGAKAVYACCTHAVLSGDAIQKINDSALTELVVTNTIRVGDEKRIPKLTILSVAPLLAEAIEHVHNEKPVTPLFE
- a CDS encoding DUF6366 family protein, whose amino-acid sequence is MNMQKTPQEKRNHLKQNEQKNNPGGNVRDGLDNGAGSGNLTDIAGDMGWKGMTLLILVLFAGYVIYVSF
- a CDS encoding MalY/PatB family protein; amino-acid sequence: MNSFQQVYDRKNTRSVKWDTLGAIYGLEETSDILPMWIADMDFSAPPAVLKALHDRVEHSIFGYSFMCEECRTAVINWQAKRNDWQIDKDWMLFHQGIIPAIASIIETFTEKHDKIVVTPPVYPPFFQLAEHQDRQVLYSPLVVQNGQYTIDFNDFEEKLQEAALFILCNPHNPGGRVWTVDELTEIIRLCAKYDVLIISDEIHGDLMIGESRHTPLAKIAGSESNRIFTCLAPTKTFNLAGIQVAMIVATDKDKRAKLEKHALAHGSGMLNAFAPTALTAAYNDSEKWLERMLVTISDNIDFASSALEEKIPGLHVMKPQSTYLLWIDYRKLDLTEEEVMKKLLLTGKVALEPGSKYGPAGLGYLRLNAACPRTTLSEGIDRIVLALTSTTQD
- a CDS encoding DHA2 family efflux MFS transporter permease subunit, whose amino-acid sequence is MESHVHVQRPKLIAGILMLGSFIGLFGETALNMALTNIMDDLAISAGTAQWLTTGYLLVLATLVPLSAYLVRWFTTRQLIVSALLISSLGALLAALAPNFAVLLLGRLIQAIGTGIFLPLMFSVVLMIFPIQKRGSVMGIVGLVITAGPALGPTLSGLIIQVSSWHYIFVVMIALNVLLLLGSLKVENVSIISKPTIDVASLLLSTLAFGGIIFSLATLAETPFANPFVWGPLVVGVVALLLFVLRQLKMTHPMIDLRVFKYTMFSLGTLLMFATLFVILSVSILIPIYLKSVLAYSSIAAGLLMLPANFLNILMAPIVGSSFDRVGARIYTRAGFAFMTLAALLFIMILSATTPVWQVIAALCMLFLGVSMAIMPAQTHAMNQLPPDLYADGSAAMNTLTQVAGAAGTAIAITLFTAGQKNYIAEFGAVNPAAFLASGTNFAFYAVLVAAIVGLVGSLFVRNTKLAS